A DNA window from Deltaproteobacteria bacterium contains the following coding sequences:
- a CDS encoding zinc ABC transporter substrate-binding protein, protein MSFRTVLRSVFALVCTVVTTGMSHQASAKVKVVTTVPELAYAAGAIGGDLVEAKALLRGRENPHFVDAVPEFTRLTAEADVVCIVGLDLEIGYMPAVLTRSGNAKVQPGGAGYCEAGKSVQAIEKPTGPIDRSMGDVHPSGNPHFFLSPKALAASGATIVAALSAADPAHAQAYRQGHAQFEKAMMALDHEIDVILTPLKKLQKDNGGRGVIIEYHREFSYFLADHGLLSSGSIEEKPGVPPSAGRLAEVALTAKSSGVRVALAADYFPKKTLDRFAELSGIPLVIVPTMIQAGTKTATYDELQRHIARSVVEATTKPSQGH, encoded by the coding sequence ATGAGTTTTAGAACCGTGCTGAGATCTGTCTTTGCCCTCGTTTGTACTGTGGTCACGACTGGTATGAGCCATCAGGCGTCCGCTAAGGTCAAAGTGGTCACAACTGTTCCTGAGCTCGCTTATGCCGCTGGTGCAATCGGGGGTGATTTAGTTGAGGCCAAAGCTCTACTTCGTGGACGGGAAAATCCCCACTTCGTCGACGCCGTACCTGAGTTTACAAGGCTCACGGCCGAGGCGGATGTCGTATGTATCGTTGGCCTTGATCTGGAGATCGGCTACATGCCCGCAGTGCTGACGCGATCAGGCAACGCCAAGGTACAGCCAGGCGGCGCAGGCTACTGCGAGGCAGGCAAGAGCGTCCAGGCCATCGAGAAACCGACCGGTCCAATCGACCGCTCCATGGGTGACGTACACCCATCGGGCAACCCGCACTTCTTTCTGAGCCCCAAGGCTCTGGCAGCTAGTGGTGCCACGATTGTGGCCGCGTTGAGCGCAGCCGATCCAGCCCACGCTCAAGCCTACCGCCAAGGACATGCCCAGTTTGAGAAGGCAATGATGGCGCTCGATCACGAGATTGACGTTATTTTGACTCCGTTGAAAAAACTGCAGAAGGACAACGGAGGCCGCGGCGTGATTATCGAATATCATCGCGAATTCTCCTATTTCTTGGCCGATCACGGCCTGCTCAGCAGCGGCAGCATCGAGGAAAAACCAGGGGTTCCGCCTTCGGCTGGACGCTTAGCCGAGGTGGCATTAACGGCGAAAAGCAGCGGCGTGAGGGTCGCACTAGCGGCAGATTATTTCCCCAAAAAGACTTTGGATCGCTTCGCTGAACTGTCCGGTATTCCTCTAGTGATTGTGCCTACGATGATCCAGGCCGGTACCAAAACCGCGACCTACGATGAGCTTCAGCGTCATATTGCCCGCTCGGTTGTAGAGGCCACCACGAAACCGAGCCAGGGTCACTGA
- a CDS encoding ATP-binding cassette domain-containing protein, translating to MNQASLLKIDGLSYGTPDGRPLVKGLDVDLGSGQILAVTGPNGTGKSTLLQVLLGAHRALSGTVSVRATTVGYLAQLQNREFHIPMTLADVMAIHNSGSFSRVQATGLGLLDTAALSLSWNTASGGERQKTLLTQILLSKPQLLVLDEPTNHLDAKSRSHLLGLLDDYVASGDRSIIIVCHEKLITEHSLHQVKVLDLSKFAS from the coding sequence ATGAATCAAGCATCTCTGCTTAAGATTGATGGCCTTAGCTACGGTACTCCCGATGGTCGTCCGTTGGTCAAAGGCCTTGATGTGGACCTTGGTTCTGGCCAGATCCTCGCCGTGACTGGACCGAACGGAACTGGCAAGTCTACATTACTTCAGGTGCTTCTTGGGGCGCACCGCGCACTCAGTGGAACAGTGTCAGTAAGAGCGACGACAGTGGGTTACTTGGCGCAACTCCAAAATCGCGAATTTCATATTCCCATGACTCTTGCTGATGTCATGGCTATCCACAATAGCGGATCATTCAGTCGTGTCCAGGCCACAGGGCTTGGACTGCTTGACACAGCCGCCTTGAGCCTATCGTGGAATACAGCCAGTGGTGGTGAGCGACAGAAGACTCTACTGACCCAAATTCTCCTATCTAAACCTCAGCTACTCGTGCTTGACGAACCCACAAATCACCTCGATGCCAAAAGTCGCTCGCACCTGTTAGGTCTACTAGATGACTATGTGGCATCAGGCGATCGCTCGATCATCATCGTGTGCCACGAGAAACTCATCACGGAGCACTCATTGCATCAGGTGAAAGTGCTCGACCTCTCTAAATTCGCGAGTTGA
- a CDS encoding metal ABC transporter permease, which produces MQALFSIYAVTILAASVLGAALAGLGTQLAARDRAMQTLCISQGAMLGVLLGLGIFDFMADLALVSSGAPFVLGLVLAAATSYVSERLAASGGSSNNTHFAALFAVLLACGYLISALFPMLESHMSQKYFGDLATLSRSESYATLAVGLVLLPSAIVFRRQITRDSFAIAILGAPQKSTKWGNLFAVGSLIVLCFCIQTVGFLFTIACLFIPTSVLSFGGKSGLTRHIVSCAMVGGLATALGFILSLVFSHLPTVPTIIAVMTLAAGLFTKPWNKS; this is translated from the coding sequence ATGCAGGCGTTGTTCTCGATATATGCTGTGACGATCCTAGCCGCTTCCGTTTTGGGTGCGGCCCTAGCTGGCCTTGGTACGCAACTAGCGGCGCGGGATCGAGCCATGCAGACACTCTGTATTAGCCAAGGTGCTATGCTCGGCGTGCTGCTAGGACTTGGTATATTCGATTTCATGGCAGACCTTGCCCTGGTCTCGAGTGGCGCCCCGTTTGTTCTGGGTCTGGTACTTGCTGCAGCCACGTCCTACGTCAGTGAACGCTTAGCGGCGAGCGGCGGGAGCTCTAACAACACTCACTTTGCAGCACTATTTGCAGTGCTTCTTGCATGCGGTTATTTAATCAGCGCGCTGTTCCCCATGCTCGAAAGCCATATGTCACAAAAATACTTTGGCGATCTCGCTACTCTGAGCCGATCGGAATCGTACGCGACACTTGCCGTCGGACTAGTGCTACTGCCCTCTGCTATAGTCTTCCGCCGTCAAATTACCAGAGACTCGTTTGCGATTGCCATTCTCGGCGCTCCGCAAAAATCGACAAAATGGGGCAACCTGTTCGCCGTAGGATCGTTGATAGTTTTGTGTTTTTGTATCCAAACTGTCGGCTTTCTCTTCACTATTGCATGTCTATTTATCCCAACGTCGGTGCTCTCTTTTGGCGGCAAATCCGGCCTGACGCGCCATATCGTTAGTTGCGCCATGGTTGGTGGTCTCGCAACCGCCCTTGGTTTTATTTTATCTCTCGTCTTTAGCCACCTACCCACGGTGCCAACTATTATCGCCGTGATGACTTTGGCTGCTGGACTCTTTACCAAACCGTGGAATAAATCATGA
- a CDS encoding tRNA U-34 5-methylaminomethyl-2-thiouridine biosynthesis protein, with translation MTLKPTGHILGGWLAPHPPHLVYAENPPQNEPRSRGGWEMLRWGYDHCRSKLKSQRPDAIIVHTPHWQTTVGHDVLAVKRLKGLSVDPIFPHLFRYRFDLQVDVDLAVSISDEARKIGLTSKPMTNPDFRVDYGTITSLHMMNPDWDIPIIALSSNNSPYFHDPKVAQEEMVKLGEATKVAIQKSGKRVVLAASNSLSHIHFSAEPNPDLPEDMSKEHVFSQAQYEWDVRMLNLMRVGDLHGMLALLPEFIDEAYAEVKAGGLVWMLSAMDFTTVPASVHAYGNVIGTGNAVVEWDLTKQMEVAP, from the coding sequence ATGACATTGAAGCCAACTGGCCACATCCTTGGGGGATGGCTGGCGCCGCATCCACCGCACTTAGTCTACGCCGAGAACCCTCCTCAAAACGAACCCCGCTCACGCGGAGGCTGGGAGATGCTTCGGTGGGGATACGATCACTGTCGCTCTAAACTTAAATCACAAAGACCGGACGCGATTATTGTCCATACACCCCATTGGCAGACCACTGTGGGGCACGATGTGCTCGCCGTTAAGAGACTGAAGGGACTTTCGGTAGATCCGATATTTCCCCATCTTTTTCGCTATAGGTTTGACCTTCAGGTCGACGTCGACCTTGCCGTCAGCATTAGTGACGAGGCTCGCAAGATCGGATTGACGTCAAAGCCCATGACCAATCCAGACTTCCGCGTCGACTATGGAACTATTACATCACTACACATGATGAACCCAGACTGGGACATTCCCATCATCGCACTTAGTTCAAATAACAGCCCCTATTTCCATGACCCCAAAGTGGCACAGGAGGAAATGGTAAAACTAGGAGAAGCAACTAAAGTAGCGATTCAAAAATCGGGTAAAAGAGTAGTGCTAGCTGCCAGCAACTCGCTGTCACATATACATTTCAGCGCCGAGCCGAATCCAGATCTACCTGAAGACATGAGTAAAGAGCATGTTTTTAGTCAGGCCCAGTATGAGTGGGATGTCCGCATGCTCAACCTTATGCGCGTCGGCGACCTTCATGGAATGCTTGCGCTCTTGCCTGAGTTTATCGACGAGGCCTATGCCGAGGTCAAAGCGGGGGGACTCGTTTGGATGCTCAGCGCCATGGATTTCACCACGGTTCCTGCGAGCGTCCACGCTTACGGCAATGTCATCGGTACAGGCAATGCAGTCGTCGAATGGGATTTGACCAAACAAATGGAGGTAGCACCGTGA